CTCCAAGAACTCCCGGAGGTGTGTTTGAACTTTCCCTAATCATTCCAGATGGAAGTCTCTCAGTCCATGATCAGGAATCCACTCActgtttcttgagcacctactatgtgctaggtgcaGAGAAGAGGGGGGTCAAAGGTCTGCCTCAAGCTTCCAATCCAGCGAGGAGGTCAACTTCTTCACCGCTTCTCCAAATCCTCCCTCCCCATTAAGGCCCATCCTAGTCAGCCCCCCCAGGTGGAAAGCCTTCACAGGTACCCCACTCAGTGATCTCACGCCCTCTGCCTTCTGAGCTCCCGTGGTCCAGGCCATCTGGGTTTCTCACCAGCCGCAGACACCCTGCCTGTGCATTTCCTTCTCTTGAGCATGGGTCGCCACAGGCCCCAGGGGACTCCCAGTCATATCTGGGTGTTTTTGGACCAcgtatgtttttttcctttagctaCAGTATGTTCTTTCTGATTTGCTCCCGGCCCTACCACCCCCTACTGCTCTTCCCGtgtgtctctttccttcctgcccctgAGGGCGTCGGGTTACAACCTGTGGAAAAGGTCCTTAAAGGATTTGAACTTGGTTCACTTTATGGTCTCCCAGAGCTTTGCATATAGCAGGTGCTTCTTGAATGCCCAAATGCCGATCCATCGGTCAAAACTCTACCTTGCTTTATGGGTTTCCTTAGTCCAGTAGGTCATGACTGGGAGAATCCTTAACACAATAACagcaataattaataattataaaagctAATTTTTACTAACTTTTACTGCTGGGCACTTAGAAGCACATTCGTTGATGAACTCATTCAATCCTCCCAACAATTCCATGAGCCAGTAATATTATCTCCAATTTATAATCTCAATAATCCTGTCAATCCCTACAATAAATTATGTTCCTTAGGTGGTAGGCATGACACCAAATACTTTACATGTGTTACATCATTTACTCCTTGCATGGCAggagatcagtggttctcaaagcgtGGTCCTGGAATCAGGGACATCAGCAttatctgggaacttgttagaaatgcaaattccaagactcctcaataaaatattagcaaactgactCCCACCACATATAAAAAGAActatctgtatatttatttaaagattatacATCTGTTAAAATGATGTGGACGGAGagcttataaaaatatgtaaataacaaTGTAATGTGAACAGAGAGAGGCACTAATAAACACTGAGTGCCCACAGTGTAATCAGACCTGTTTGGCAAAAAGCAACAGGTGTtaaaaatatggaaggaaaacatgTTAACAATTTATGGGGGGGTGGCAGGATCACAGGTGATCTTTCTCTGTGCCCTCAAAACCTTTAATGAAGACATACtacttttaatatgaaaaaaaaacaggagaaagtgCATGTTAGTTAATATTTCCTTATGAAGTGTTATTTTGCCATTTGGATTTCGtgaaaggtaaaaaggaaaaaaatgaaaaggtgtGTGATGTCTCCTTCACATGTTTTCCCTCTGTCAAAACACACAAGCTTCTGAAACTGGGCCCAGAAGAACAATTTCTTTGTTTAAGTGAATCCTTAGAGTGCAGAATGTTAtgtgaggggggagagggagagagagacaggcagacagacagaaaccggaggggaggaaaggagggctggggacagagaATGTTGTGGGGACAGCAGCTGATGTGTACAGAGTTCTcaggacagggcctggcacatgtaAGCGCTTAGTAACCATTGCTTACTGGTCCATGCCCCTCACATGGGACACCTGCAGACAGCTGGGCTCCAGAATTTGCTGGATTTTAGGAAGGTGACGAGGCATACTCCATAGACTGTGAAATGTTCCCGGCAGGTATTTGTTCCGGGTGTAAATATTCAGAGGGATTGCGATCACCTCACCTCCATACGAGTTTGCCACCAGATGATTGTGGACTTCTATTACTAGTCTCATTAGTGAGCCCCTCtgagctcagttttctcacctgtcaaTTGGGGACAAGAGGCAAGGCACTGAACACATGCCTAGCAACATCCCTGTCTTTCCTGGAAATGAGTGCAGGATGCTGGGAAGGTGTgctccgccctcccccccccattaaGGGGTTGGGCTGGCGAGGTCCCCCCAAGCGGGGGCCTTCCTACCTTCTGCCGGCCCCAGCCGCACTGAGTGGGACTCGTGCAGGATCTCAGCCACCGGCCTGCGGGTGTATAGGATGGTGGCGCCGCTCAGGTTGACTCGGACCCTCTGGGGCCGGGAGGTGAGGTTGGTCAAGCACAGAgccaggctcaggtcatggcccagCACGGGCGGTTCCAGCATCTTGAACTTGCCGGTGATGTTGGGCTTGGTGGCGGGCTCCAGGAGGTCCTCGCGCCAAAGACCACGGCCGCCCACCCTGCGGACCCGGGTCCTCCTCCCAGAGGCTTCCACACTGAACAGCTTCCTCACGGCCTTGCGGTACACCTGCCTCTCCTTCCGGGACCCTGCGGGCAACACGCACGGTGAGGCGGGCacccctttcctcctccacccGTCCCAGGGCCTCTCTGCTCAGTTCCCCTCCTCTCTAGGCAAAACCATCCCTCCTTCACCCCTTCGATTTGCCACGGCCATGGGGGGGTCTCAGACTGACAGCCCAGGAACCAGATGCACACCTCAGCCATATGCACTGTGTTTGGTTCTGGGactatttaaatacattttaaattagtcGCCAACAACTCCAGATTGGCAAATTTCGCGCAAAAATACAGGTTGGCAGCTTCTCGGACAACTGGGTCTGAAGGCTCATCCGATAGGGAGAGCCGACACTCGTGTAGACGTGCTAGGTGCCGCGCACAACAGTTCTAGCCGCTGTATTTCCTCCCCGGGGAGGTCGGTGCTACCatcaccccattttatagataaggaacccaaggcacagagaaataaagcaaCTCCTAAGGGACTCAAGATTTGACCCCAGGCGGTCTGGCTCCAAATTCCATGTTGTTAGTCATGCTCCCTTCCAACTGTCCACACGGCGGTGATGGGCTAGAGCTGGGTAATGGCTGCTTCCCTCGCCATCATAGCCCGCGGGGAGGGCCTGGCCCCGGTCGGCCTGTGGTGGTCCATAGAGCAGACAGGTTGTCTTGGGAGACCGACGGAGGCCGCCGCATCGCCCTTACCTTCTGGATACTTGTAGAGGCCGGTGATGTCCACACGGGAGTCGCTGCCCACGGCCTTGGTGCTGATGCACCTCCCGACCTTCTTTGTGTCCGAGTATACCCGCTCCCAGCTCTCATCCTCGTGCCACAGCCAGGTGACGTAGTCTGCGTTGACCTCCGCGAACACAAAGGGGCCATCGTGGGCCAGGTGCACGTCGCCCTCGCGGATGGCGGTGACGGAGGCCGGGCCGCACTGGAACACGCCTGGGCAGGAGGGATGGCCGTGAGCAGCACGGGTGAGGGAAAGCGGGGGTCTGCGACCCGCCCGGCTGAGCCCATACCTTCGCTCTCCTCCTGGGGGGTGGCGTCCAGAACCTGCCAGCCGTTGTAGGAGGGGCCCAGGTCCTGGCGGGCAAACCAACTCTCATTCCAGACATGGAAATTCCTGccacagagagaggagggggcaggggggcctTCAGTGAGCACAGAGGCCCAGAGGATGGCCAGTTCTTGCTGTGAGCCGGGCCCCGGCCCCAGACTGCAGTACTGGGGCTGAATCTTAGGAACCATTCATCGAACCATACTGGTGAACAGTTCTATATACAATCTGAgagttaaatatatgtatataggtatatgtatataggtgtgtgtatatatatatatattccatatatatgtagggtatgtatgtatgtgtatgtatgtatatacatgtatatatatgtgtgtgtgtgtgtatatatatacatatattgatatatatatatatcaagaaaCTGTTCAAGGTACCAGAAATACAATCGCAAATAAGACACAAGATcttgccctcatgaagcttacattctacgAAAGGAGAAGAGGGGTGAGGAGATGGGTAAAAATACGTAAGCAGATAAGTAAAACAAATGCAAGTAACAATAAATGctgtgaagaaagagagagacctgAGTGGTGAGTAACGGCTGGAGACCAACTctaagaaaatgacatttaagaTGAGGCTTAAATAAGAAAGGATTAGCCATCGGAAGAGCGATGGGAacagtgttccaggcagaaggaacagcatgtgcaaagactcTGAGATAAGAAAAATCTTTGTGTcttcaaggaacagaaagtaCGTATCTGCTGGGCTTTGGCCAGCATGTGGGGGTAGGTAGGAGTCAGATTATGCAGGGCTCTGTAGGTCTCGGTAAGGAGTTCAGACTTGACGTTTCCTGTGTTAAAGATGAGAACATGAGACTAGCAAAGTGACATCATTTGCACAAGGCTCACCCAGTAAGGAAGCAGGAGAGACAAACCCTGGTTTGCCGGACTTGGCATCTTTATAGCTGATCTCAGGCTCCTCTTAAGGAGGTAGTTGTCTTTGTGTGGGAGAGTATCTGGATAAGGACTTGGGTGTAATCTGATACCCTCTATGGTGACAAGGGTCCCGGTATCAaaagagaagacttttttttttggtcctcctgcagggagagggaatgaggagaaccaaaaggacaggaaaggggagaagagaggcagagggaaggaatgaGGCTATAGACCTGGTTTTTCCTGGTTTTGACTATGGTTTTCTATACAACTGAAAGGCAGACCAGGTTCATACCCAAGCTCATCCACTCACTTTGCTGTGCAGCCTTAGAGaggttacctaacctctctgtgcctggatTTCCTCATTGACAAAATAGGGCTAATAATGCTAGCTTGCTCACAAGACTGTCTGGAGGAATTCATGAGTCCGTATATGCACAGCACTTAGAACTGGGCCTGGCGTAGACTGGGTGCTCACTGAGCGtggtgttattattatttttaaaaccttattttaaaattctgaaatgtaGAACAAGATGAGCAGGATGACATCATGCTGCAGATACTAAGTGGGTAAAAAGCTTGGGAGCGAGGGACTGTGAGTATGTACGTCCTGGTATCTGCAGAGCCTCCCTGTGAAGAGGTGTAAGAAGCTCGTCGCAGTGTTGCCTCCTGTGAGGAGAACGCCAGGCTCGAACCGGGCGGGAGGGAGACTTAGCCCTGTCGCCCATTTGGTACCTTTTGAATATTAATGCACATGCAtgtatttcctatttaaaaaaattaaattagggcgcctgggtgactaagtcagttaagcgtctgccttcagctcaggtcgtgatgccgGAGTTTTGAGAtcgagtagggctccctgctcagtggggagtctgcttctccctcttcccctacccaccctgcttgtgccctcgctctctctctcgctctcaaataaataaataaaatctttaaaaaagtaaaataaaaagttaaattaaaatgaactGTTTAAAGCTTTgtgggaagtcttttttttttttaatttttttttaaagattttatttatttatttgacagagagacagcaagagagggaacacaagtaaggggagtgtgagaggcagaagcaggcttcctgcggagcagggagcccgatgcggggctcgatcccaggaccctgggatcatgacctgagccgaaggcagatgcttaatgactgagccacccaggcgcccctgtgggaAGAGTCTTGTCGGGACTGAGGAGGAGGCTGTCTCCCCCCCGGGACACATTCAGGGCGCACGGCTGCTGACGGAGAAGCAGGGGTAGAACATAGGGGTAACGACGCAGAGGGAATCTTGGGGAAGGCTCAGAGTCCCACAGAGGGGGAACTGGGGTTCAAGGCAGTCAAATCTTGAGTCCCCCCTCCTTGGCCTCTGGGTCATGTGTCCCGGGGCCACCCCTCCTGCAGACGGGTTCAGggagccctggggctgggctggcgaCCCAGGGGACTAGGACCCACCACATGCTGTCTTCTGTCAGGTCCTCCAACGTCCGCCCGAAGGAGTCCACGTATTTGTCCACACTCAGGTTCCTGTCCGTATCATGGGCTGAGTTAAAGTTGGACACCACCCGGGTGGCGATCCCCAGGCACCTAAGGACTGAAGAGCAGGAGGCTGGTGCGGACCCCCAGCAGGTGGCAGGGACCCTCCAGCAGGTGGCAGGGACCCCCTGGGAGGTGGCAGGGACCCCCCGCATCAGGTGGCAGGGACCCACATCTGCCACACcccctccctgtctctgtctgCTTTGCCTGCCTCACTCTCAGAAGCACCGCCTTCCCAGTACAACCTCTCCGGAGACATCCGAAGACACTATGCCACCCCCGTATGAACAGCCAGGCTCTGAGGCTGGTGGGACCTTGGAAGTCACATAATAGCCACATAATCGCCCATTCATTTTCCTGCGGCGCCAGAGGCCTAGGGGCCACAGGACTTGCTCAGGGACACTCAAAGAGCTCAAGACAGGAGGATCTGGGCCTCCTTCTGCAAAATAAAAGATCAAAAGTCATGTAAATGAACTATCTGGTTTCTCTCATCATTAACCAGACTTCTACTTCCCCATCGCCAAAAGAGGTAGACTTGGGGTGGGGTCTGTGCAAGTGTATGCAAATGAAGGCAAATGAGGGAGCCGGCTTgcggtggggggcaggggaccgTCTTTCCCTGGGTACCTGTGCACAGGACTCCAGCGAAGACCCAGCACTGGCCGTATTTGACTGGCTTGAACCTGTCCTTGAACCACTTGTGCAGAATGGTCACACTGCCGCTCCAGTGCAGGGGGCTGGTGCCGCCGCCGTACTTGCCCTGCCACTGGCCTTGAACCACGCCCCGGTCATTGTTGCTGTTCACCTGCGCAGAGGAGACACCGACAGGTCCACCAACGGGCGGGGCTTCCCTCCCCGGGACCTCGCCACTGCAACATCATCTCACACTTTGGACCACCTACTCACTGGGGGCCACCCCTTCCTTTTAAATTATCCGAAAAACTGGGGGCATCTGCAGTCTTAAAATACCTACTTTTGGTACCATTTATCATTTTCAACGACCTTCCATTGGGATACTCTATTGTTGAAAATTACCTACGATTTTACAGCATTTCCTCTTTTAAATGATCTGTTTCGGGGACTGTTGGTGGTATAATTACAGAGGCAGCTAACATTCATTAGACGCTTACTGTGTGCAGGCAGTATTCTAAGGGCTCTGTGCACACTGTATTAACCCACTTTAAAGTaggttttgttattttcctttttttttttttttttaaacagattcaGAGGGGTTAAGGGACCTGTCGAAGCCACACAGCAAGTTAGCAAAAGGTGCGGGTGACCCTCAAGTTCAGGACTCTGACTTGGAGCCTGTCCCGCTATCCCACAGGGCTGTATCACTCCACTGTCTGGAACTGGTCACTGCTTTTGAGTCTCTGGGCTCCCACACTTGTCTGAGGTCTCGAGGAATGAAGTGTATCTACTCTGAGAAAATCAGCTTCATACATTTTTGGAATCACAGATACCCACCCACTGGTCTTAGCACCTGCTTGCAGTAGGCCTTCTGGCTCTcttgtgaggaggaggaggaattgtTGTGTGTAACAGAATAAAGATGGCTCTCCTCCCACGGAGAGATGGGCCTAAGTACCCCCCTccctgaatctgggctggcctgggACTGCTCTGGCCGATGACTACGGCAGAAGGGATGCGGTGCCAATTTCCAGGCCCAGGCTTTCCAGGACTTGAAGCTTCCACTGTTTTGAAACCATTGTCTGGCCAGAAGCCAGCAGCTCTATCTGATTACCCGGAGAtcgccatgctgtgaggaagcccaagctagTCACAGGGAAAGGCTGCATGGAGAGAGGGCCACGACTGGGCCGGCCTCAGCTGTTCTGACTGGGCCGGCCTCAGCTGTTCTAACCAGCCCGGCCCAGGGGCCACACACGACAGTGAGCAAGCCAGCTTGACATCCCAGCTCCAGCAGACACAGCATGGAAGAGAACCAAAGAAGCCCTGCCTGCTAGAACCCAGGCCCCAGATACGTGGTCTCATGAAACCAGTCCCACCATCGGTCGCCATTCAGACACCCCCAGCTGAAGCATCCTGGAGCAGAGACAGGCGTCCTCACAGTGCTCTGCCCAAGTCCCTGGTCTATAAAACTCTAAGCACAATAAGTGGTTGTTTTGTGCCACTTGAGTTTTGGCTGTGATTTGGGGCAGCGATAGAGAATTAGAACAAGAAGCAACTTGGGAAAATCACAGGGTGTGACCCTGGGCTTGGCTCAGGGACCCAGGAGGACTTGTGTATGCAGGGATGGCGGGGCTCCTCACCATGGCGCTGATGGCCCTGCTGACGTAGATGGGGTCATGGCGGCGGGACACATCGGTGGCAGGGTCGTTTTGGTGAAGAGGACTTCGGTCCAGGATGGAGAGGCAGATGTTCAGGATATCCTCCTCAAACTGTCCCCAGAGAGGCTCTGCTTAGAGGCCAGAGCCTCCCACGATGCGTACCCAGTGGGTCCCCTGTGTCGTGCAGGGGAATTTGCCTACCGCCACCCCGGGGACACCGCAAAGCGTCCCCAAGTCTCAGGAACCCTCCCTCAAAGAGTCACTGGGAACCAGAAGCTGCACCTTAATCATGTCCCTCCCGGTTCAGTGACCACCCCCCggactccccgccccccacagtaAAGTCTGTGGTAAACGGGTGACTCGGGAGCCACATCGATCCTGCTGGCACACCCCTATTGCTTAAATGACTTTTTCCAAAGACCTTTGAATGAATTGACAGCATTTAAAAACTGGAGGATCTTTGacagcatttaaaaacaaattatgatTTCTGGTCTCTGGCGGGTCTTTGGAAGGTCTGGGGAGCCACATGGCAAGAAGAGGCAGGTGCTGAAGAGTGGTTACCCCCTAAGTGGACCCCAGACTCTCTAGTCCTTGGTCCCTACCCAGCCCCTGAGCCCCAGAGTAACCTCTGGCTCCTCAGCCTGACAGTCAGGGTCTTTAACTTGCCCTGCCAACCTGAAGCCCAGGCCGACCGGACTCCTCTAGCAGAGCCTCCTCTGTTCCCTGCCTCCCGCCGCCATGCTGCTGTGGGCTCTGCCCTCCACCTGGCCACATCGCGCCCGGCTTGGGACACCCAGCCCCAATGCCACGAAGCCTCCGCAATCCCTGAGGTGGAGTTTTCTTTCATGCTCTTCTGACTTCCTTCTGACCCCATCTCTACCACTCtgatgcccccctcccctccgccaTCACACCTTTTATTGTAACTGTTTATCTGGTCAGTGGCTCTTAAGTGTGGTCCCTGACCAGCAGCAGCACCACCTGGGACCTCGTTAGAAATGCGCAttctcaggccccagcccagatCTACCGAATCAGCAACtctggggcggtggggggtggggggggcagccaTCTGTGTGTTGTAAAGAGCCCTCCGTGGGATTCTGGTGCATGCACAAGACTGAGAACCCCTGATCGAGGCTGTTTTTTCTTCTACAATGCACTGTATCCAAAGCACCTCCCCTTCCCAAGGACCCAGCGCAGGGCCTTGGCACAGCTAACAGGTGAGTGATGGACGGATTTGCTCTAGGAGTCAGCCCAGCTTGTCCCTGCTGGGGGGAAGTGAGCAGACAGAAGGGCTCCTGGGCTGACTTCCTGCACGCCCCACCCTGCATCCCATTTGGCCTGTGCCCCTGGAGACCTGCCCGTAGTTCCAGCCCTGGGCTCGGATGTGCTTCTCCACGCCTCGGAAGATGATCCCACTGTCATTCAGCACATActcctgtctctcctcctctgAGTCCAGAAAGACGTCGTCCTCTGAAAAGCAGTTGTCGGGCCCAGCATGGGCTGGGGCTCTGGTGTtgcaggcctggggcaggggctaCATCAGGGAGAGCAGCGAGATGGGGCCTGGGGGTTTGGgacggggcagggcggggggcagaggggttTACGGGCTCCTAGGCTGCCTTCTGGCCAAGCCCCATTCCACCTGGGGGACTCCATTCCCCGGGCAGAGACCCACCCCAACCCAGCCCAAGACTGAGGGACTTTAAGAATCCTGACCCTTTGGGTAACCCTGCTTGGTGCCGACAGCAGCCtcacatttcttaaatattaatcaGAATACTGACTCCAGTACTCCTTACGATGTACTTTGTACATTACAAGCATCAGCACTATGAATTCCCACCGTAATCGCAAGAGGTAGGCGCTGTTAtaactcccatttcacagatggggaaaccaagacTCACAGAGGGAGGCAACTTAGCAGAGCAGGGACTAAACCAAGGCTGCTGATGGCGAGAGCCCGGGCCTCTCCTCCCACAAGGTCCCATCCCTGCCAACTGGCCCCGCACACCAGAAACCACTGATTCCTGCCCCTCTGGCACAAGATCCTCTGTAGTCCCTGCTACCAGGTCCCTCTGCCCAGGGCCCGCTTCTGCCTAGGCCTAGCTCTCGCCAAGCTCTTGGCATGGCATTCACCTCCCTGTTGCTTAGCCTGCCTCCCAGATGCCCTGCTAAGGGCAGGCCCGCCTTTAGGACAGCTTCCGGGAAATCCTCTGCCTCGGACTTGTCAGCCCCTACCTGGGCACCACGGGTTGAAAAGGAGAACAAATTCGCCCAGCTTCCGCTCATTTTGTTTTCGGCGAGAGGAGACCCTGGTGCTCATCCGGTAGCGGCCGATGACAGCGTTGGGAGGGCTGGTGATGCTGACGGTCATGCTGTT
Above is a window of Halichoerus grypus chromosome 10, mHalGry1.hap1.1, whole genome shotgun sequence DNA encoding:
- the TGM6 gene encoding protein-glutamine gamma-glutamyltransferase 6 — its product is MAAKSVLAVSWAFGGLGAGGIRVTKVDWLSRKNGAAHHTQEYPGPELVVRRGQAFTLVLELNRPLEEQETIIFTVQTGPQASEDHHTKAVFQISEPEVGKTWTAVEEAQTDNSMTVSITSPPNAVIGRYRMSTRVSSRRKQNERKLGEFVLLFNPWCPEDDVFLDSEEERQEYVLNDSGIIFRGVEKHIRAQGWNYGQFEEDILNICLSILDRSPLHQNDPATDVSRRHDPIYVSRAISAMVNSNNDRGVVQGQWQGKYGGGTSPLHWSGSVTILHKWFKDRFKPVKYGQCWVFAGVLCTVLRCLGIATRVVSNFNSAHDTDRNLSVDKYVDSFGRTLEDLTEDSMWNFHVWNESWFARQDLGPSYNGWQVLDATPQEESEGVFQCGPASVTAIREGDVHLAHDGPFVFAEVNADYVTWLWHEDESWERVYSDTKKVGRCISTKAVGSDSRVDITGLYKYPEGSRKERQVYRKAVRKLFSVEASGRRTRVRRVGGRGLWREDLLEPATKPNITGKFKMLEPPVLGHDLSLALCLTNLTSRPQRVRVNLSGATILYTRRPVAEILHESHSVRLGPAEAKEIPITISYSQYKEDLTEDKKILLAAMCFVTKGEKLLVEKDITLEDFITIKVLGPAVVGMAVVVKVMVVNPLLEKVEDCVLMVEGSGLLHGQLSIDVPSLEPQQRASVQFNITPSKSGLRQLQVDLVSPHFPDIKGFVIIHVATAK